In Companilactobacillus allii, one genomic interval encodes:
- the ppk1 gene encoding polyphosphate kinase 1, translating into MKDKYYNRDLSWILFDNRVIDQAFNKKIPLLEKLRFLSIASNNLDEFFGVRLHNVQTMISKNRVDKRTGLNGTELLAQIYEFNSRNITKEYQALGLVLEELKEKNIFEVTRYYKLSSMEKAQVDDYYDKVISNEIKVEEFSPENKTKADLNFLLVSDDKNYTIQVPEDLDRLVDTGVPDKYILLEDLIFNNLEEIIQKFKITKQFVYRVTYDKNKKYDFLDKGLSDEKYLSEMTNYINDRGPGKITRVEFYSPEHKGRSFLSGLFGISKKSIYAIPGPVNLKVLDKLFKKYKNNQKLVFPAFEGLTWKKSKNILRHLDNKSLLVQYPYDSFEIFLNFLNTAVDDPKTTNIQMTIYRTEKNSQVVKLLQRAASKGISVKVVVELRARFDEAHNLEVAKELKDSGCRVLYGDKVNKVHAKICLVLQNDRGYVQIGTGNYNAITSKVFSDISFYTSNKRYVGDAVKFFDGLSGEISNGYELMTASPDNLKRMILNKIKKATQDYLRNGKGSVFMKVNGLTDIDIINGIYRAARLGLPFSIIVRGPCSLRLGICGQKENIVVKSIVGELLEHSRIYKFNYSDGTNEVWISSADTMTRNLDRRVELAVPIVESKPKRKINKLIEMYCKDTTNSYYLNNDGEYFKCQNKFYNFSAQQNWLRKIKYRKYV; encoded by the coding sequence ATGAAGGATAAATATTATAATAGGGATTTGAGCTGGATATTATTCGATAATCGGGTAATTGATCAGGCTTTTAATAAAAAAATTCCCTTGTTGGAGAAGCTGAGATTTCTTTCAATTGCTTCTAATAACTTGGATGAATTTTTTGGGGTGAGATTACATAATGTTCAAACTATGATCTCTAAAAATAGAGTTGATAAACGTACCGGCCTCAATGGAACGGAATTATTAGCTCAGATTTATGAGTTCAATTCTAGAAATATTACCAAAGAGTATCAAGCGTTAGGGCTGGTACTTGAAGAATTAAAAGAAAAAAACATTTTTGAAGTAACTAGATATTACAAATTGAGTTCTATGGAAAAAGCTCAAGTTGATGATTATTATGATAAGGTCATTTCAAATGAAATTAAGGTAGAAGAATTCTCGCCTGAAAATAAAACAAAAGCTGATTTGAACTTTTTGTTAGTGTCTGATGATAAGAATTATACAATTCAGGTACCTGAAGATTTAGATAGATTAGTTGATACTGGTGTGCCTGATAAATATATTTTGTTGGAAGATTTGATTTTTAATAATCTAGAAGAAATCATCCAAAAATTTAAGATAACCAAGCAATTTGTATATCGTGTGACTTATGACAAAAATAAGAAATATGATTTCTTGGATAAAGGATTAAGTGATGAAAAGTATTTGTCTGAAATGACAAATTATATCAATGATCGTGGACCTGGTAAGATAACTAGAGTTGAGTTTTATAGTCCAGAACATAAGGGACGTAGCTTCTTATCTGGATTATTTGGTATTAGTAAGAAGAGTATTTACGCTATTCCGGGGCCAGTTAATTTAAAAGTTTTGGACAAATTATTTAAGAAGTACAAAAATAATCAAAAGTTGGTATTTCCAGCTTTTGAAGGTTTGACTTGGAAAAAGTCAAAGAATATTTTGAGACATTTGGATAATAAGTCACTTTTGGTTCAGTATCCATATGACTCATTTGAAATATTTCTAAACTTCTTAAATACTGCAGTGGATGATCCCAAAACAACCAATATTCAAATGACGATTTATCGTACTGAGAAGAACTCACAAGTAGTTAAGCTATTACAAAGAGCTGCCAGTAAGGGAATTTCAGTTAAAGTAGTTGTTGAATTAAGAGCTAGGTTTGATGAAGCGCACAACTTAGAGGTTGCAAAGGAGTTAAAGGATTCCGGGTGCAGGGTGTTATATGGTGACAAAGTTAATAAGGTACATGCCAAAATTTGTCTAGTTTTACAAAACGATAGAGGATATGTCCAAATTGGAACTGGTAATTATAACGCCATAACATCCAAAGTCTTTTCAGATATCAGTTTCTACACTAGTAATAAACGATACGTTGGGGATGCTGTTAAATTCTTCGATGGACTTTCTGGGGAAATTTCTAACGGATATGAATTAATGACGGCTTCACCAGACAATTTAAAACGTATGATCTTGAATAAAATAAAGAAAGCTACACAGGATTATTTGCGAAACGGTAAAGGCTCAGTATTTATGAAAGTTAATGGTCTGACTGATATTGATATTATTAATGGTATCTATCGAGCAGCCAGATTAGGGCTACCATTTAGCATTATTGTGAGAGGTCCTTGTTCATTAAGATTGGGTATTTGTGGTCAAAAAGAAAATATAGTAGTCAAGAGTATCGTTGGTGAATTACTTGAACATAGCCGTATTTATAAATTCAATTATAGTGATGGAACTAATGAGGTTTGGATTTCTTCAGCTGATACTATGACTAGGAATCTAGATAGACGTGTTGAACTTGCAGTTCCAATCGTTGAATCTAAACCTAAGAGGAAAATAAATAAGCTCATCGAGATGTATTGTAAAGATACAACCAATTCATACTATTTGAATAACGATGGTGAATACTTTAAGTGTCAAAACAAGTTTTATAATTTTTCTGCTCAACAAAATTGGTTACGAAAAATTAAGTATCGCAAATATGTATAA
- a CDS encoding DUF2252 domain-containing protein, whose translation MTNPTPYTFQDTDAFKSTEQLIIKGRYFATMVPEDFDQFVPEKRNIHKILNIKNKLLVPELIEVKRERMSKSLFAYFRGTADVMHYDLSNRPDSGIKVLIGGDAHLGNFGFYGSSEGQLLFDMNDFDEAHLSYWEYDLKRFLISALLVARSHSFEETDIQEFLLKTVHTYFDTLKHMTKISEMKRFILPNTLQNITEIFGDLKDNEEYFQQSFEKLITKSIKKAQKSNSKLVIEKYTTVNELGERKFVENKPVTQHISKEDFKALIDGYSKYKKKQRSDVRLFLEDFNVIDVVRHSVGVGSVGTLCYLILLRDLDKNYLVLQAKQALPIYNNDELYTDKNNSQGQNIVDSQLILQSASDPFLGAFDTKKYSFYMRQFKDMKTSINLDKLDFESFEDYVTVCCILLARAHSHSPNYPLIIGFGEEFKDLDNSLMNFVNSYTKQVMFDYDSFKEDVANEG comes from the coding sequence ATGACAAATCCTACACCATATACTTTCCAGGATACCGACGCTTTTAAGAGTACGGAACAATTAATTATTAAAGGCCGTTACTTTGCGACCATGGTTCCTGAAGATTTTGATCAATTTGTACCAGAGAAAAGAAATATTCATAAGATTTTAAATATCAAAAATAAGTTATTAGTTCCAGAATTAATTGAGGTAAAACGTGAACGAATGTCGAAGTCACTGTTTGCATATTTCCGTGGAACAGCTGATGTTATGCATTATGATCTATCAAACCGACCTGATAGTGGAATCAAGGTTTTGATAGGTGGGGATGCACATCTGGGAAACTTTGGTTTCTACGGTTCATCAGAAGGACAATTACTTTTTGACATGAATGATTTTGATGAGGCACATTTGAGTTATTGGGAATATGACTTAAAAAGATTCTTGATAAGTGCGTTATTAGTTGCTAGATCTCATTCTTTTGAAGAAACTGACATTCAGGAATTCTTATTGAAGACGGTTCATACTTATTTTGATACTTTGAAACATATGACTAAGATATCTGAAATGAAACGTTTTATTTTACCTAATACTTTACAAAATATCACTGAAATATTCGGTGATTTAAAAGATAATGAGGAATATTTCCAACAATCATTTGAGAAACTGATTACAAAAAGTATTAAAAAAGCACAAAAAAGTAATTCAAAATTAGTTATTGAAAAATACACGACTGTAAATGAACTCGGTGAACGAAAATTTGTTGAGAATAAGCCGGTAACACAACATATTAGTAAAGAAGATTTTAAAGCACTTATTGATGGCTATAGTAAATACAAGAAAAAACAGCGTAGTGATGTCAGGTTATTTCTTGAAGATTTCAACGTTATAGATGTAGTTAGACATAGCGTTGGTGTAGGTAGTGTTGGAACACTTTGTTATTTGATCTTATTAAGAGATCTCGATAAAAATTATTTGGTTCTTCAAGCAAAGCAAGCTCTTCCAATTTATAACAATGACGAATTGTATACTGACAAAAACAACAGTCAGGGTCAAAATATTGTTGATAGCCAATTAATATTGCAAAGTGCATCTGATCCATTCTTGGGTGCTTTTGATACCAAGAAATATAGCTTTTATATGCGTCAATTTAAGGATATGAAAACTTCAATAAATTTAGATAAATTAGACTTTGAATCATTTGAAGATTACGTTACAGTTTGTTGTATTCTTTTGGCCAGAGCACATTCACATTCCCCAAACTACCCACTGATTATCGGATTTGGAGAGGAATTTAAAGATTTAGATAATTCATTAATGAACTTTGTCAATAGTTACACGAAACAAGTAATGTTCGATTACGATTCTTTTAAAGAGGATGTGGCGAATGAAGGATAA
- a CDS encoding pyridoxamine 5'-phosphate oxidase, translated as MDISLLKQVLTTTNKIALSTSIDNQANVKIVNFVWFDNTPDTLYFSSVRGTNGVADYDKSPSVAIITIPNSDTIGNPYIRTQNVTLQHSDKVMKDLLPRYLETVPNYQKVWELIGPKLQVFELKLRDVYVDAGLDKEKVILKFKN; from the coding sequence ATGGACATTTCACTATTAAAACAAGTACTTACAACTACCAATAAAATTGCACTAAGTACGTCGATCGATAACCAGGCGAATGTTAAAATCGTTAACTTTGTTTGGTTTGATAACACTCCAGACACATTATATTTCTCATCTGTTCGTGGTACCAATGGTGTTGCTGACTACGACAAAAGCCCAAGTGTTGCCATTATTACTATTCCTAACAGTGATACAATTGGTAATCCCTACATTAGAACACAAAATGTCACTTTACAGCATTCAGACAAAGTAATGAAAGACCTGTTACCACGTTATTTGGAAACAGTTCCCAATTATCAAAAGGTGTGGGAATTAATTGGTCCTAAACTACAAGTATTTGAATTGAAACTGCGAGATGTCTATGTTGACGCTGGTTTAGATAAAGAAAAAGTTATTTTGAAATTTAAAAATTAA